TCAATGGGCAAAGTCTGGTTTATACGTTTCATCCGTCGCGCTGCTTCTGTGTTGGCGTCGTTTATTCACTTGCCGCCAGGATGCGCCCGAATGATTTTGTGTATATGTTTTGTTTAATTGCCGGGGGGTATTATAACGCTATAGATGCCACAAATATTATGATCTACAACTTATAATCTGCGGGCTAAATCATTCACTTACCGGAGGCTTTATGGATCCCGATCCCACCCCTCTCCCGAAATGGAGAACACGTTCTTTCCGGTAAGCCTGCCCTTCGCTGTCTTACCGGTGATGTAAGACAGTGACGCGTTAACGTCCCTGTTGAAGAAAATCATGTTACCTGTCAGGTAAGGCTTTGCCACGCCTGAAGGATATTTCTGCGCCCAGTCTGTTGGCGCGGAGGGACTGCCTATGTTTAAAAATATCACTCGCCAGCTGTTTGCCCGGCTTGGCCGCCATCTGCCCGATCGCCTGGTGCATCGCGATCCGTTACCCAATGCACAGTCGATTGCCAGCACCCCGATGCCTTCTTCACTGAGCGAACACTGCCTGAAAGTGGCCGTGATGGATGAAAAGACGTTGTGGAAAACGTTTAATGCGCATCCGGAAGGACTCACTGCGGCAGAGGTGAACGCCGCCCGCGAACAACACGGTGAAAACCTTCTGCCTACCCAGAAACCGTCACCGTGGTGGAAGCATCTGTGGGTCTGCTATCGTAACCCGTTCAATATCTTACTGACCCTGCTGGGGGCGATCTCGTATGCCACCGAGGATCTCTTCGCCGCCGGGGTAATAGCCCTGATGGTGGTCATCTCCACACTGCTTAATTTTGTCCAGGAAGCGCGTTCCACCAAAGCGGCAGACGCGCTGAAAGCGATGGTC
The DNA window shown above is from Citrobacter farmeri and carries:
- the mgtL gene encoding mgtA regulatory leader peptide MgtL, with protein sequence MDPDPTPLPKWRTRSFR